The Niallia alba genome includes a window with the following:
- a CDS encoding beta-galactosidase codes for MTDKTVADNRLLHGGDYNPDQWLDYPEILKDDLRLMKQAKTNTFTLGVFAWSALEPTEGEFQFGWLDERIDAIHKMGGRVILATPSGARPAWMSKKYPEVLRTSEKRTKMLQGGRHNHCFSSPIYREKVAIINRKLAERYGNHPALLMWHISNEFSGDCHCDFCQANFRSWLKDKYETLEKLNHAWWGPFWSHTITEWSEIESPSSIGESMVHGLNLDWKRFVTDQTIDFYKHEIVPLREISPSIPITTNFMADTHDLIPFQSLNYSEFAKHVDIVSWDCYPAWHNDWEETKDLAAKVGFINDLYRSLKQQPFLIMESTPSGVNWHDVNKTKRPGMHLLSSMQFIAHGSDSVLYFQWRKSRGSSEKFHGAVVDHDNSETNRVFQEVSAVGGALEKIAEVKGTHKQARVAIVYDWENNWALNDAQGFSDSTKQYPQTLQKHYQSFWKKDISVDIVTLNQELASYDLVIAPMLYMMSDETISKLESYVFNGGTLVSSYISGLVDDTDLAHLSGWPAPLKRIFGMEVKETDTLYPKDRNALIYNGKQYEIKDYCTIFENKEADVLATYMEDFYQGNPAVVKNSYGKGKTYFIGARTEQSFLDDLYEEIQQEVKLHTETNILHEEGVSVQTRESDDYYYFFVMNFTEQKQTIMLKESFYDLLTQETIDEHVELSPYEVMVLRKEK; via the coding sequence ATGACAGATAAAACAGTAGCAGATAATCGCTTATTGCATGGTGGAGATTATAATCCTGATCAATGGCTCGATTATCCAGAAATATTGAAAGATGATTTACGACTGATGAAACAAGCCAAAACAAATACATTCACATTGGGCGTATTTGCGTGGAGTGCACTTGAACCAACAGAAGGTGAATTTCAGTTTGGTTGGCTCGATGAAAGAATCGATGCTATTCACAAAATGGGCGGAAGAGTAATTTTGGCAACACCAAGTGGGGCAAGACCAGCATGGATGTCGAAAAAATATCCAGAGGTATTAAGAACTTCTGAGAAGCGTACGAAAATGTTGCAGGGGGGACGTCATAACCATTGCTTTTCTTCTCCCATTTATCGAGAAAAAGTTGCCATCATTAATAGAAAACTAGCAGAACGTTATGGAAATCATCCTGCATTACTAATGTGGCATATTTCTAATGAATTTAGTGGTGACTGTCATTGTGATTTTTGCCAAGCGAACTTCCGCAGCTGGTTAAAAGATAAGTATGAAACATTGGAAAAACTAAATCATGCTTGGTGGGGACCGTTTTGGAGCCATACGATTACTGAGTGGTCGGAAATTGAATCGCCTTCTTCTATTGGAGAGAGTATGGTACATGGATTGAATTTAGATTGGAAGCGTTTTGTCACTGACCAAACAATTGATTTTTACAAGCATGAAATAGTGCCATTAAGGGAAATCTCTCCATCTATCCCTATTACAACAAACTTTATGGCAGACACGCATGATTTAATACCCTTTCAAAGTTTGAATTATAGTGAGTTTGCAAAGCATGTGGATATTGTTAGTTGGGATTGCTATCCTGCTTGGCACAATGATTGGGAGGAAACAAAGGACTTAGCTGCAAAAGTTGGTTTTATCAATGATTTGTATCGCTCTTTAAAACAACAGCCTTTTCTCATTATGGAAAGTACACCAAGTGGGGTAAACTGGCATGATGTGAATAAAACGAAGAGACCTGGTATGCATTTGCTATCCTCCATGCAATTTATTGCACATGGTTCAGACAGTGTTCTGTATTTTCAATGGAGAAAATCAAGAGGATCCTCTGAGAAATTTCACGGGGCAGTAGTGGATCATGATAATAGTGAAACGAATCGAGTCTTTCAAGAGGTTTCAGCAGTTGGTGGAGCTTTAGAGAAGATTGCTGAAGTAAAGGGAACGCATAAACAAGCAAGAGTAGCAATTGTATATGATTGGGAAAATAACTGGGCTTTAAACGATGCACAAGGATTCTCCGATTCAACAAAGCAATATCCTCAAACGTTGCAAAAGCATTATCAAAGTTTTTGGAAAAAGGATATTAGTGTCGATATAGTTACATTAAATCAAGAGCTTGCTTCCTATGATTTAGTTATTGCTCCAATGCTTTATATGATGTCTGACGAGACTATTTCTAAATTAGAAAGCTATGTTTTTAATGGAGGGACATTAGTAAGTTCTTATATTAGTGGTCTTGTCGATGATACGGATCTTGCACATCTATCAGGGTGGCCAGCCCCATTAAAACGTATATTTGGCATGGAAGTAAAAGAAACAGATACACTTTATCCAAAAGATCGAAATGCGCTTATTTATAATGGAAAGCAATATGAAATAAAGGATTACTGTACTATTTTTGAAAATAAGGAAGCAGATGTTTTAGCAACTTATATGGAAGACTTTTATCAAGGAAATCCTGCAGTTGTAAAAAACAGCTATGGTAAAGGAAAAACTTATTTTATAGGGGCTAGAACAGAACAGTCCTTTTTAGACGATCTCTATGAAGAAATTCAACAGGAAGTAAAGCTTCATACAGAAACTAACATTTTGCATGAAGAAGGTGTGTCTGTTCAAACAAGAGAATCAGACGATTACTATTACTTCTTTGTGATGAATTTTACCGAACAAAAGCAAACCATTATGTTAAAGGAATCCTTCTATGATTTGCTTACACAGGAAACAATAGATGAGCATGTAGAGCTTTCCCCTTATGAAGTAATGGTATTGAGAAAAGAAAAGTAA
- a CDS encoding SDR family oxidoreductase, with product MTKKKYYGSETKCEEMKWTFPPQHQTRQPGFEYLMEPLPIFDNPNYIGTGKLKGRTAIISGGDSGIGRAVAVAFAKEEANIVISYYDEHTDAETTKQAIEHYGSSCLLIPGDLRRKEHCEFIVQKTLEAFGKINILVNNVAVQFLQEDLMSITDEQWELTFDVNIHSYFHLTKATLPHLKKGASIVNTTSVVAYIGASKMIDYATTKGAIVSYTRALANNLVSEEIRVNAVAPGPFWTPIQPATKPAESIAILGTDVPMKRAGQPYEIAPVYVLLASDDGSYITGQTIHVNGGAMVAT from the coding sequence GTGACGAAGAAAAAATATTATGGATCGGAAACAAAATGTGAAGAGATGAAATGGACTTTTCCGCCTCAACACCAAACAAGACAGCCTGGCTTTGAATACCTTATGGAACCCCTTCCCATTTTTGATAATCCCAATTATATTGGAACAGGTAAATTAAAAGGTCGTACCGCTATTATATCCGGGGGAGATAGTGGCATCGGAAGAGCGGTGGCAGTGGCCTTTGCAAAAGAGGAGGCAAATATCGTTATCTCTTATTACGATGAGCATACAGATGCAGAAACAACGAAACAGGCAATCGAGCATTACGGCAGTTCATGCTTGCTTATTCCAGGAGACTTACGAAGAAAAGAACACTGTGAATTCATTGTGCAAAAAACGTTAGAGGCGTTTGGAAAAATCAATATTCTAGTAAATAATGTAGCTGTCCAATTTTTACAAGAGGACTTAATGTCAATAACAGATGAACAATGGGAATTGACCTTTGATGTTAACATTCATTCCTATTTCCATTTAACAAAAGCCACCTTACCTCATTTAAAAAAAGGAGCTAGCATTGTCAACACGACGTCAGTTGTTGCCTATATCGGTGCAAGTAAAATGATCGATTACGCAACTACAAAAGGTGCGATTGTTAGCTATACAAGAGCACTCGCTAATAATCTTGTAAGCGAAGAAATTCGAGTTAATGCGGTGGCTCCAGGTCCATTTTGGACACCGATCCAGCCTGCAACCAAACCTGCCGAAAGTATTGCCATTTTAGGTACGGATGTACCAATGAAGCGCGCTGGCCAGCCATATGAAATCGCCCCGGTATATGTGCTACTTGCCTCCGATGACGGTTCTTATATCACAGGGCAAACAATTCATGTAAACGGTGGTGCGATGGTTGCTACTTAG